In Macadamia integrifolia cultivar HAES 741 chromosome 12, SCU_Mint_v3, whole genome shotgun sequence, the following are encoded in one genomic region:
- the LOC122057365 gene encoding ribonucleoside-diphosphate reductase small chain A, with product MGSLVNGGEEGELHVKEEEEPILMEQSQRFCMFPIRYRQVWELYKKAEASFWTAEEVDLSSDVQQWETLSDSEKHFISHVLAFFASSDGIVLENLAARFLKDVQIPEARAFYGFQIAMENIHSEMYSLLLETYIKDSKEKHRLFNAIENIPCVARKAKWALDWLESSSSFAERLVAFSCVEGIFFSGSFCAIFWLKKRGLMPGLTFSNELISRDEGLHCDFACLLYSLLNRQLNQQKVHQIVYEAVEIETQFVCEALPCALIGMNSVLMSQYIKFVADRLLVALGCQKKYNTENPFDWMEFISLQGKANFFERRVGDYQKASVMSCLQNGGGTYVFKMDEDF from the exons ATGGGTTCTCTGGTAAACGGCGGGGAAGAAGGAGAGTTACATgttaaggaagaggaagagccTATTTTAATGGAGCAATCACAGAGGTTTTGTATGTTTCCTATCAGGTATAGGCAGGTATGGGAGCTGTACAAGAAAGCCGAAGCTAGCTTTTGGACTG CGGAGGAGGTTGATCTCTCTTCTGATGTTCAACAGTGGGAAACTTTGTCTGATTCTGAGAAGCATTTTATAAGCCATGTACTGGCATTTTTTGCTTCATCTGATGGCATTGTATTGGAGAATTTGGCCGCCAGATTTCTAAAAGATGTTCAAATTCCAGAG GCTCGGGCATTCTACGGGTTTCAAATTGCCATGGAGAATATTCATTCTG aGATGTATAGCTTACTTTTGGAGACATACATCAAGGACTCAAAGGAGAAGCATAGGTTGTTTAATGCTATTGAAAACATTCCCTGTGTTGCAAGAAAGGCCAAATGGGCCTTGGATTGGCTTGAAAG CTCCAGTTCTTTTGCTGAGAGACTTGTTGCCTTTTCATGTGTTGAAGGAATATTTTTCTCGGGAAG CTTCTGTGCCATTTTCTGGCTGAAAAAGAGGGGTCTCATGCCGGGTTTGACATTCTCAAATGAGCTTATTTCGAGAGACGAGGGTCTCCACTGTGATTTTGCTTGCCTCTTGTACAG TTTATTAAATAGACAACTAAATCAACAAAAGGTTCATCAAATCGTGTATGAAGCTGTGGAAATTGAAACTCAGTTTGTTTGTGAAGCCCTTCCTTGTGCATTAATTGGCATGAACTCGGTTCTCATGAGCCAGTACATAAAGTTTGTTGCAGATCGCCTTCTG GTTGCTTTGGGATGCCAGAAGAAATATAACACAGAAAATCCTTTTGATTGGATGGAGTTTATTTCCTTACA AGGAAAAGCAAACTTCTTTGAAAGAAGAGTGGGTGACTATCAGAAGGCTTCTGTGATGTCTTGTCTACAGAATGGAGGGGGAACCTATGTCTTTAAAATGGATGAGGACTTCTAG
- the LOC122058406 gene encoding endo-1,3;1,4-beta-D-glucanase-like: MSGPQCCENPPALNPNSGEGTVEEFGGLKSYLTGSLEAKATVLLVSDIFGFEAPNLRKLADKIAVTGYFVVVPEFMHGDPYDPEDAARPLMVWLQDHAVDKGFEEAVPIVEAIKSKGFSTIGAAGFCWGGKVAVELAKAGYIQAAVLCHPTFVTVDDIKEVKAPIAVLGAEIDHISPPELVKQFEGAMLVDGYVKIFPGVEHGWTTRYDVADAEAVKNAEEAHKHMLDWFVKYVK; the protein is encoded by the exons ATGTCAGGACCTCAATGCTGTGAAAACCCACCTGCCCTGAACCCAAACTCTGGGGAAGGGACTGTTGAAGAATTTGGAGGACTCAAGAGCTACCTCACTGGTTCATTGGAAGCCAAGGCTACTGTCCTTCTTGTCTCTGACATATTTG GATTTGAAGCGCCAAACTTGAG GAAGCTTGCAGACAAAATTGCAGTCACTGGATATTTTGTGGTGGTTCCTGAATTCATGCATGGGGATCCCTATGACCCTGAAGATGCTGCGAGACCTCTAATGGTCTGGTTACAAGATCATGCAGTG GATAAGGGATTCGAGGAGGCTGTACCAATTGTTGAAGCTATAAAAAGTAAAGGCTTTTCCACAATTGGGGCTGCCGGATTTTGCTGGGGCG GCAAGGTGGCTGTGGAACTAGCAAAGGCAGGTTACATCCAAGCTGCAGTGCTTTGCCATCCTACATTTGTCACTGTAGATGACATCAAGG AGGTTAAGGCTCCCATTGCAGTACTTGGAGCTGAAATTGACCACATCTCTCCACCAGAACTTGTAAAACAATTTGAGGGAGCTATGTTG GTTGATGGATACGTGAAAATATTCCCTGGGGTAGAACATGGATGGACAACGAGATACGATGTTGCCGATGCAGAAGCTGTGAAAAATGCCGAGGAAGCCCACAAGCACATGTTGGACTGGTTTGTTAAGTATGTCAAGTGA